The region TACCGCGCTGGTGCCGCCGGCGGTAAGCCTGTGGTTACAGGCGATCGCCGAGTGGGGCAGCAATGCGCAACTCGCCTCGCTGCGGCTGTTGCAGGTCGGCGGGGCGCGTTTATCGGCAACGCTTGCGGCGCGTATTCCGGCGGAGATCGGCTGCCAGTTGCAGCAGGTATTTGGCATGGCGGAAGGGCTGGTGAACTACACCCGTCTGGACGATCCCTTTGACCGCATTATCAACACGCAAGGCCGCCCGATGTGCCCGGATGATGAAGTGTGGGTGGCGGATGAAAACGGCAATCTGCTGCCGCCAGGCCACGTTGGCCGCCTGATGACGCGCGGCCCGTACACCTTTCGCGGCTACTTTAATAGCCCGGAACATAATGCCAGCGCCTTTAACGAACACGGTTTTTACTGCTCCGGCGATCTGATTTCGATCGACGAACAGGGCTATATCACCGTGCAGGGACGGGAAAAAGATCAGATCAACCGTGGGGGCGAGAAGATTGCCGCCGAGGAGATCGAAAACCTGCTGCTGCGCCATGAGTCGGTGATCCACGCCGCGCTGGTCAGTATGGAAGACAGCCTGCTGGGTGAAAAAAGCTGCGCTTACCTGGTGGTGAAAACGCCGCTGCGCGCGGTAGCTGTCCGCCGCTTTCTGCGAGAGCAGGGCGTTGCCGAGTTCAAACTGCCGGATCGTGTGGAGTGCGTGGACGCGCTGCCGCTGACGCCGGTGGGTAAGGTCGATAAAAAACAGTTACGTCAGTGGTTAGCGCAACGCGCACCGGCGTAAAGGAGAGAAGATGGCGATTCCAAAACTACAGGGCTACGCGCTGCCTGGCGCGGCCGATATCCCGCAAAACAAAGTGAGCTGGCCGTTTGAGCCGGAACGTGCGGCGCTGCTGATCCATGATATGCAGGATTACTTTGTTAACTTCTGGGGCGAAAACTGCCCGATGATGCAGCAAGTGGTGGCGAACATCGCCGCACTGCGTGATTTCTGCAAGCAAAACGCTATTCCCGTGTACTACACCGCGCAGCCGAAAGAGCAGAACGATGAAGACCGGGCGCTGCTCAACGATATGTGGGGGCCAGGCTTAACCCGCTCGCCGGAGCAGCAAAAAATTGTTGCTGCGCTCGCGCCGGATGAGGCCGACACCGTGCTGGTGAAGTGGCGCTACAGCGCGTTTCACCGCTCGCCGCTGGAGCAGATGCTCAAAGAGACCGGCCGTAACCAGTTACTCATCACCGGGGTGTATTCACACATTGGCTGCATGATCACCGCCACCGATGCGTTTATGCGCGATATCAAACCGTTTATGGTTGCCGACGCGCTGGCGGATTTCAGCCGCGAAGAGCATTTGATGTCGCTTAATTATGTCGCCGGGCGTGCTGGTCGCGTGGTGATGACGCAAGAATTACTGGCTGTGCCGGGCAGCAAAGCGGCATTACGCACGCTGATCCTGCCGCTGCTGGATGAGTCCGACGAACCGTTAGATGACGAGAATCTCATCGACTACGGCCTCGATTCCGTGCGCATGATGGCGCTCGCCGCGCGCTGGCGCAAAGTACATGGCGATATCGACTTTGTGATGCTGGCGAAAAACCCGACCATTGACGCCTGGTGGACGCTGCTTTCGCGTGAGGTGAAGTAATGGTTGGTCTGGATTTTACCGGCAAAATTGTCTGGGTGACCGGGGCCGGTAAAGGCATCGGTTATGCCACGGCGAAGGCGTTTGTCGGGGCGGGCGCGCACGTGATCGGTTTCGATCTCGCCTTTGGCGGCACGGATTACCCTTTCTCCTGTGAAGTGCTGGACGTTGCCGACGCCGCACAAGTTCAGGTGGTTTGCCAGCGCGTGCTGGCGCAATGCGAGCGGCTGGATGTGCTGGTCAACGCCGCCGGGGTGTTGCACATGGCCGCCACTGATGAACTGACACCAGACGCCTGGCACAGCACCTTCGCTGTTAACGTCGGCGGGGCGTTTAACCTGTTTCAGCAGACGATGGCGCAATTTCGGCGTCAGCAGAGCGGGGCGATTGTCACCGTCGCATCCGACGCGGCGCACACGCCGCGTATCGGCATGAGCGCGTATGGCGCATCGAAAGCGGCGCTCAAAAGCCTGGCACTCACCGTTGGCCTTGAGCTGGCGGCAAGCCATGTACGTTGCAATGTGGTTTCACCGGGATCGACCGACACCGACATGCAGCGTTTGCTGTGGGTGAGCGATGACGCCGAACAGCAGCGTATTCGCGGTTTTGGCGAGCAGTTCAAGCTCGGCATCCCGCTGGGGAAAATCGCCCGCCCGCAGGAAGTGGCGAACACCATTTTGTTCCTCGCTTCCGATCTGGCAAGCCATATCACATTGCAGGATATCGTGGTGGATGGCGGCTCGACGCTGGGGGCGTAGATGATCTGGAAACGTCATTTAACCCTTGATGAACTGAACGCCACCAGCGAAAACACGCTGGTGGCGCATCTCGCGATTACTTACACCCGCATCGGCGGTGATTTCCTTGAAGCGGAAATGCCGGTAGACAGCCGCACGCATCAACCGTTTGGTCTGCTGCACGGTGGTGCCTCGGCGGCGCTGGCGGAAACGCTGGGATCGATGGCGGGCTACCTGATGACCCGCGACGGCCAGTGCGTGGTGGGCACGGAATTAAACGCCACCCATCATCGCCCGGTTTCGCAGGGAAAAGTGCGCGGCGTTTGCCAGCCGCTGCATCTTGGCCGGCAGAACCAAAGCTGGGAAATTGTGGTGTTTGACGAACAAGGCCGACGCTGCTGCACCTGTCGTCTCAGCACGGCGGTGCTGGGGTAATCTCGCCCTCTCTTTGACAGGAGAGGGCGCATTCTTGCGATCCCGGTAACACAATCAGGTAAATGCCTGGTGGCAGGGCAAATTTCCCATGTTTCAAAGTTGTTAAAATCCGCGAGTTGATATAGATACAAAATGTAACATCTCTCTGTCTCTCAACGGATACCCGCTATGAACAACTCAGGGAAATACCTTATTTGGGGCGTGCTGTCGCTGGTTGGCGCATTCGCCCTCGGCTATATCGCGCTTAACCGCGGCGAACAGATCAACGCGCTGTGGATCGTGGTGGCCGCGGTCTGTATCTACCTTATCGCTTACCGTTTTTACGGCCTGTATATCGCTAAAAGTGTGCTACAGGTTGACCCGACGCGCATGACTCCGGCGGTGCGCTACAACGATGGTCTTGATTACGTGCCAACAGACAAAAAAGTGCTGTTCGGTCACCATTTTGCGGCGATTGCCGGCGCAGGCCCGCTGGTAGGGCCGGTGCTGGCGGCGCAAATGGGGTATTTGCCGGGCATGATCTGGATCCTCGCAGGCGTAGTGCTGGCCGGTGCGGTGCAGGATTTCATGGTGCTGTTTATCTCCACCCGTCGGGACGGGCGTTCGCTCGGTGAGATGGTGAAAGCGGAGATGGGGCCGACCGTTGGCGTGATTGCGCTGGTGGCGACCTTTATGATCATGGTGATTATCCTTGCGGTGCTGGCGATGATTGTCGTCAAAGCGCTGACCCACAGCCCGTGGGGAACATACACTGTCGCCTTTACCATTCCGCTGGCGATTTTTATGGGTATCTACATTCGCTATCTGCGCCCCGGGCGGATTGGCGAAGTGTCGGTGATTGGCCTGGTACTGCTGGTGTTCGCCATTATTTCTGGCGGCTGGGTGGCCGCAAACCCGGCGATTGCACCGTACTTTGATTTCACCGGCGTGCAGTTGACGTGGATGCTGGTGGGCTACGGGTTTGTCGCCTCGGTGCTGCCGGTGTGGCTGCTGCTGGCGCCGCGTGATTACCTCTCTACTTTCCTGAAAATTGGCACCATTATCGGCCTGGCGATTGGCATTCTGATCATGCGCCCGACGCTGACCATGCCTGCGCTGACCAAGTTTGTTGATGGGACTGGCCCGGTGTGGACCGGTAATCTGTTCCCGTTCCTGTTTATTACCATTGCCTGTGGCGCGGTTTCCGGTTTCCATGCGCTGATTTCCTCCGGCACCACGCCGAAAATGCTCGCCAGCGAAGGGCAGGCTTGTTTTATCGGTTACGGCGGCATGCTAATGGAGTCGTTCGTGGCGATCATGGCGCTGGTGTCGGCGTGCATTATCGATCCGGGCGTTTACTTTGCGATGAACAGCCCGATGGCGGTCTTAGCCCCTGCGGGCACCACCGATGTAGTAGCGTCGGCGGCGCAGGTGGTGAGCGGTTGGGGCTTTAGTATCACCCCGGATGCGCTCAGGCAGATTGCCAGCGAAGTGGGCGAGCAGTCGATCATTTCACGCGCCGGCGGCGCGCCGACGCTGGCAGTGGGCATGGCTTATATCCTGCACGGCGCGCTCGGCGGTCTGATGGATGTCTCGTTCTGGTATCACTTCGCCATTCTGTTTGAGGCGCTGTTTATTCTGACGGCGGTGGATGCCGGGACACGCGCGGCGCGCTTTATGTTGCAGGATCTGCTGGGCGTGATTTCACCGAACCTCAAACGCACGGAATCGCTGCCCGCGAACCTGCTGGCGACCGGGCTGTGTGTGCTGGCGTGGGGCTACTTCCTGCACCAGGGCGTGGTTGATCCGCTCGGCGGTATTAACACCCTGTGGCCGCTGTTTGGCATCGCCAACCAGATGCTGGCGGGCATGGCGCTGATGCTGTGTGCGGTGGTGCTGTTCAAGATGAAACGCCAGCGTTACGCGTGGGTGGCACTGCTGCCAACCGCCTGGCTGCTGGTTTGTACGCTCACCGCAGGCTGGCAAAAAGCCTTTAGCCCGGATGCGAAAGTCGGCTTCCTGGCCATCGCCAACAAGTTCCAGGCGATGATCGACAGCGGCAATATTCCGGCGCAATATACCCAGTCTCAACTGGCGCAACTGGTGTTTAACAACCGTCTCGATGCTGGCTTGACCATCTTCTTTATGGTCGTGGTGGTGGTACTGGCGTTCTACTCGCTGAAAACCGCGCTGGCGGCGCTGAAAGAGGATCAACCGACCGCGAACGAGACGCCGTACCAGGAAATGACGGGCGACGTTGAGCAGATTGTCGGCCAGGCAAAAAGTGTGCATTAATCGCGTAACGCGGGGGGTTTATGTTCGATACGCTTTCAAAAGCCGGGAAGTATTTAGGCCAGGCGGCGAAAATGATGATTGGCGTTCCGGATTATGACAACTATGTCGAGCATATGCGCGTGACGCACCCGGAGCAGACGCCGATGACTTATGAGGAGTTTTTCCGCGAGCGCCAGGATGCGCGCTACGGTGGAAAGGGCGGCGCACGCTGCTGTTAACTCTCGTCTTGCTCAAAAAGCGGCGCACATGCGCCGCTTTTCTTTATCTACAGAAAACCCCCAGCCAGGCTGGTGCTTCCGGAAAGCTTTCAGCTATAGGCCGGTTATTTTCGCCAGGATCAGGCGTTGGTGCCGCCATCAACAACAATATCGGCCCCGGTAATCTGCTTCGCCGCCGGGCTTGCAAGGAAAGCGACCGCTTCGGCGATATCCTGCGCTTCACCATAATGCCCCAGCGCAATCATACGACGCTGCTCTTCCGCGCCTTCGCCGTCCGCCGGGTTCATATCGCTGTCCGTCGAACCGGGTTTCACCATATTCACGGTGATCCCGCGTGGGCCCAAATCCCGCGCCAGCCCGCGTGTTAATGAGTTCAGCGCGGATTTGGTCATCGAATAAATGGCGATATCTTTAAACGGCACGCGATCGGAGAGGCAACTGCCGATATTGATAATGCGCCCGCCGTCGGGCAGGTGTGCAATGGCCGACTGGGTGGCGTAGACCACGCCGCGAATATTCACGTTGATCATCGCATCGATATCCTCCTGCGACATCGCTTCTAACTGGCCACCGCGCGCGATGCCGGCGTTATTAACGAGAATATCCAGCCCGCCGAGTTGCTGCACGGTTTGATCAACAGCGGCGCGGGCAGCTTGTGGTTCGGCGCTGTTGGCCTGGATCGCCACGGCGTTACGCCCCAGCGCGCGGATCGCTTCCACAACGGCTTGTGCTTTATCGGCGGATTTCTCCCAGGTGATGGCGACGTCCGCTCCTTCCCGCGCCAGCGTTAAGGCGATGGCTTTTCCCAGACCGCGGCTCGCACCGGTGACCAGCGCGCGTTTTCCTGCAAGTGAATGTGACATGGTGGCTCCGTAATTATGTGTCGATTGATACATAATTAAAATAAACAGGCTTCCATACATTCGTCAATCTTATTAATATACCGATCAGCACAAAATGCGAGGAGGCGAAAGTGAGCCGGGGAAGACCACGGGAATTTGACCGTACCGAGGCGCTGAACAACGCGATGAAACTCTTCTGGCAGAAGGGGTACACCGCGACATCTATGAACGATCTGTATGAGGCGATGGGCATTAAATCGCCCAGCTTGTATGCGGCGTTCGGTAGCAAAGAAGATCTCTACGACGAGGTGTTGCAGCACTACGAACAGTGCGTTGCGCCAGCGATCTGGGGCGATATGGCAAGCGAGCCATCGCCGAAAAAAGCCATTGCGGCGTGGCTGGAGCGATCGGCCGAGGTGTTAACCCGCTGCGATTTGCCGCATGGCTGCATGGTGACGCTGTCAGCGGTTGCCAGCGAAGGCCATGAACGGTTGGGCGAGCGGGTTCGTCAGTTGCGTAATGGCGGCGTTGCGCAGCTAAAAGCGCGCCTGAGCGAGGCGCAGCAGCGCGGCGAGTTACCTGAGACCACCGATATCGATGCGCTGACCCGGTTGTATGTCAGCATTCAGCAGGGGATGTCGATTCAGGCGCGCGATGGCGCGAGCCGGGAAACTCTGCTCGGCGTTGCGCGTATGGCAATGGGATTGTGGCCTGCGCCGTAAAAACAGGCCACCGAAGTGGCCCGTTGCGTTATGGCTGAGGGAAAACAATATTATTGCCCGGCGCTTCGTGGTGCAGATGGATAAAGTTCAGGTGGCGTTCGTACTGATCCAGTATGTCGATGATCACCTGCTCTTTGTTGTAGTCCATTAAATCATTGCCCTGGCTGCCCTCCAGCAGGAAGGTTTCCAGCCGGAAGTAGTGCGATTTGCCGCTGCGTGCGCGGTAGGTAAAGCCCGGTACGGAGTATTGCTGCGGCCATACCTGGTAGACAAAATCCTGCTCCTCACCGAGGTGGACGCGCAGATCCAGGTAGCCCAGCGGCTGGCCTTCTTCCGGCGCGACATTTTCAAGCGATACCCGTCCGCCGCGCAGTTCCAGCTCTTTTGCCACATCCTGCATTGCCGGGTAAATCACCGTTTCCATCATCTGCCGGGTGTAATGCGTACCCGGATAATTCATCAGCCGCGAGAGGCGTTTTTTCCAGCTCAGGCGATCGTTGCTCGCCGGAATATAAGGTGCGGTTTCGCGGCTGGCGCTGGCACGGCGGTGATCTTCCACCTTCAGCGATTTATACAGCCCGGCCATAATAAAGAAGATCACAAAACTGAACGGCAAGCCCATGATCACCGTGGTATTTTGCAGCGCGGAAATGCCATTGGTCATCAGCATGCCCATGGTCAGCACGCCGATAGCGACCGACCAGAAAATCCGCAGCCAGTTCGGCGCATCGCTATTGATATCTTTCAGCTTCGAGGTGAAATTGCCCAGCACCAGCGAGCCGGAATCCGCCGAGGTGACATAAAACAGCAGGCCAGTAATGGTGGCGACAGAAGCGCTGAGTTTGAACGCCGGATATTGCGCCAGCAGGCTGTAGAACCCGCGTTCGGCATGGGCGATCACCTCCTGGGCGAACCCCGCATCACCGTGAATGATTTCATACAGCGCGGCGTTACCAAACACCGACAACCACAGCAGGGTGAAGGTAAACGGAATAATCAGCGTGCCGAGCACGAACTCGCGAATGGTGCGCCCGCGGGAAATACGTGCAAGGAACAGCCCGACAAACGGCGACCATGCGACCCACCAGGCCCAGAAGAAGAGCGTCCAGCTGTTCATCCACTGCGTCGGGCGATCAAACGCGAAGGTGTTGAGCGTCATGCCCATAAAGCGGTTGATGTAGTCGCCAACATTGAGCACCAGCGCGTTGAGCAGGAAATCGGTCTTGCCCATAAACAGCACGAACAGGATCAGCCCGAGCGCCAGCGCCACGTTCAGTTCCGAAAGGATGCGAATGCCTTTATCCACCCCGGAGGTGACCGAAATGGTAGCGATCACCACCGACAGCACAATCAGCGCCATCTGCGCGGTCAGCCCTTCCGGCACGTCGAACAGCACTTTCAGCCCGTAATTAAGCTGCACCACGCCAATACCGAGCGTAGTGGCAATACCAAAAATGGTGCCGATCACCGCCGCAATATCCACCGTGTGGCCAATCGGGCCGTTAATGCGTTTACCGAAAATAGGGTACAGCGCAGAACGAATAGTGAGCGGCAGATTATAGCGGTAGCTGAAGTAGCCCAGCGCAATCCCCATCAGCGCATACATCGACCAGCCGGTTAAACCGTAGTGGAACAGCGTCCACACCATCGCCTGGCGCGCGGCTTCCATCGTCTGGCCTGCGCCCTCCGGCGGCTGCATATATTGCGTCACCGGCTCTGCGACGGAGAAGAACATCAGGTCGATACCGATCCCGGCGGCAAACAGCATCGCCGACCAGCTCAGCAAACTGAACTCCGGCTTGGACTGCTCCGGCCCGAGTTTAATCGCCCCGTAGCGCGAGCAGGCCATATAGATAACAAAGACGATATAGAGCGTCGCGGCCAGCATGTAATACCAGCCAAAGGTGGAGGAGACCCAGTTAACGGTAGTCTGGATCCAGGTCGCAGCGAAATCGCTGTACAAAATGGTGACCAGTGAAAATGTCAGAATCAGTCCGGCAGAGGTGTAAAACACCACGGGATTGATTCTGTCTTTTTCACTGGCAGGTGGATTAATCATCGGTTACCTCTGGTTAATTTCCTGTAATTTTTCAAAAGATTAACGCCAAACATCGGTTGTTTTATCGCGTTTGCTCCTCTCTGTTCTCACGGTTTGCGTCGCCGTATTTAGCTTATACATTCCCGCTTCGTTTATTTAACAATTGAAGCACAGTATCCTAACAAAATCTTTTTTTATATTGAACGTGCAATCAAAAAAAGATTAAATAAGGCCCTTACATTGCGGTGGAGATGGAGCCATGCCAAAGGTGGGAATGCAGCCGATACGCCGTCGGCAGCTG is a window of Enterobacter sp. R4-368 DNA encoding:
- a CDS encoding isochorismatase, producing the protein MAIPKLQGYALPGAADIPQNKVSWPFEPERAALLIHDMQDYFVNFWGENCPMMQQVVANIAALRDFCKQNAIPVYYTAQPKEQNDEDRALLNDMWGPGLTRSPEQQKIVAALAPDEADTVLVKWRYSAFHRSPLEQMLKETGRNQLLITGVYSHIGCMITATDAFMRDIKPFMVADALADFSREEHLMSLNYVAGRAGRVVMTQELLAVPGSKAALRTLILPLLDESDEPLDDENLIDYGLDSVRMMALAARWRKVHGDIDFVMLAKNPTIDAWWTLLSREVK
- the entA gene encoding 2,3-dihydro-2,3-dihydroxybenzoate dehydrogenase EntA, which gives rise to MVGLDFTGKIVWVTGAGKGIGYATAKAFVGAGAHVIGFDLAFGGTDYPFSCEVLDVADAAQVQVVCQRVLAQCERLDVLVNAAGVLHMAATDELTPDAWHSTFAVNVGGAFNLFQQTMAQFRRQQSGAIVTVASDAAHTPRIGMSAYGASKAALKSLALTVGLELAASHVRCNVVSPGSTDTDMQRLLWVSDDAEQQRIRGFGEQFKLGIPLGKIARPQEVANTILFLASDLASHITLQDIVVDGGSTLGA
- the entH gene encoding proofreading thioesterase EntH, with protein sequence MIWKRHLTLDELNATSENTLVAHLAITYTRIGGDFLEAEMPVDSRTHQPFGLLHGGASAALAETLGSMAGYLMTRDGQCVVGTELNATHHRPVSQGKVRGVCQPLHLGRQNQSWEIVVFDEQGRRCCTCRLSTAVLG
- the cstA gene encoding pyruvate/proton symporter CstA, which gives rise to MNNSGKYLIWGVLSLVGAFALGYIALNRGEQINALWIVVAAVCIYLIAYRFYGLYIAKSVLQVDPTRMTPAVRYNDGLDYVPTDKKVLFGHHFAAIAGAGPLVGPVLAAQMGYLPGMIWILAGVVLAGAVQDFMVLFISTRRDGRSLGEMVKAEMGPTVGVIALVATFMIMVIILAVLAMIVVKALTHSPWGTYTVAFTIPLAIFMGIYIRYLRPGRIGEVSVIGLVLLVFAIISGGWVAANPAIAPYFDFTGVQLTWMLVGYGFVASVLPVWLLLAPRDYLSTFLKIGTIIGLAIGILIMRPTLTMPALTKFVDGTGPVWTGNLFPFLFITIACGAVSGFHALISSGTTPKMLASEGQACFIGYGGMLMESFVAIMALVSACIIDPGVYFAMNSPMAVLAPAGTTDVVASAAQVVSGWGFSITPDALRQIASEVGEQSIISRAGGAPTLAVGMAYILHGALGGLMDVSFWYHFAILFEALFILTAVDAGTRAARFMLQDLLGVISPNLKRTESLPANLLATGLCVLAWGYFLHQGVVDPLGGINTLWPLFGIANQMLAGMALMLCAVVLFKMKRQRYAWVALLPTAWLLVCTLTAGWQKAFSPDAKVGFLAIANKFQAMIDSGNIPAQYTQSQLAQLVFNNRLDAGLTIFFMVVVVVLAFYSLKTALAALKEDQPTANETPYQEMTGDVEQIVGQAKSVH
- a CDS encoding YbdD/YjiX family protein, with the translated sequence MFDTLSKAGKYLGQAAKMMIGVPDYDNYVEHMRVTHPEQTPMTYEEFFRERQDARYGGKGGARCC
- a CDS encoding 3-oxoacyl-ACP reductase family protein — protein: MSHSLAGKRALVTGASRGLGKAIALTLAREGADVAITWEKSADKAQAVVEAIRALGRNAVAIQANSAEPQAARAAVDQTVQQLGGLDILVNNAGIARGGQLEAMSQEDIDAMINVNIRGVVYATQSAIAHLPDGGRIINIGSCLSDRVPFKDIAIYSMTKSALNSLTRGLARDLGPRGITVNMVKPGSTDSDMNPADGEGAEEQRRMIALGHYGEAQDIAEAVAFLASPAAKQITGADIVVDGGTNA
- a CDS encoding TetR/AcrR family transcriptional regulator; translated protein: MSRGRPREFDRTEALNNAMKLFWQKGYTATSMNDLYEAMGIKSPSLYAAFGSKEDLYDEVLQHYEQCVAPAIWGDMASEPSPKKAIAAWLERSAEVLTRCDLPHGCMVTLSAVASEGHERLGERVRQLRNGGVAQLKARLSEAQQRGELPETTDIDALTRLYVSIQQGMSIQARDGASRETLLGVARMAMGLWPAP
- a CDS encoding choline transporter; translated protein: MINPPASEKDRINPVVFYTSAGLILTFSLVTILYSDFAATWIQTTVNWVSSTFGWYYMLAATLYIVFVIYMACSRYGAIKLGPEQSKPEFSLLSWSAMLFAAGIGIDLMFFSVAEPVTQYMQPPEGAGQTMEAARQAMVWTLFHYGLTGWSMYALMGIALGYFSYRYNLPLTIRSALYPIFGKRINGPIGHTVDIAAVIGTIFGIATTLGIGVVQLNYGLKVLFDVPEGLTAQMALIVLSVVIATISVTSGVDKGIRILSELNVALALGLILFVLFMGKTDFLLNALVLNVGDYINRFMGMTLNTFAFDRPTQWMNSWTLFFWAWWVAWSPFVGLFLARISRGRTIREFVLGTLIIPFTFTLLWLSVFGNAALYEIIHGDAGFAQEVIAHAERGFYSLLAQYPAFKLSASVATITGLLFYVTSADSGSLVLGNFTSKLKDINSDAPNWLRIFWSVAIGVLTMGMLMTNGISALQNTTVIMGLPFSFVIFFIMAGLYKSLKVEDHRRASASRETAPYIPASNDRLSWKKRLSRLMNYPGTHYTRQMMETVIYPAMQDVAKELELRGGRVSLENVAPEEGQPLGYLDLRVHLGEEQDFVYQVWPQQYSVPGFTYRARSGKSHYFRLETFLLEGSQGNDLMDYNKEQVIIDILDQYERHLNFIHLHHEAPGNNIVFPQP